The Manihot esculenta cultivar AM560-2 chromosome 17, M.esculenta_v8, whole genome shotgun sequence genome contains the following window.
TAATAAAACTGAAACTAAGATTATTCTTTTAACTGAATATTTCTCATATGAATTCtttctcttaaatttaattgtttttttgaattgatttgatttattttccttctctacATTCAAAACCtccctattttattttatttttattttttattcattcaaataattaatttacttatgCTCTCCATATTTACCATTATCGTAAATTtccctattttattttatttttattttttattcattcaaataattaatttacttatgCTCTCCATATTTACCATTatcgtaaattttattttaagcagatatttattttttgtaatttcGACGACCTCGTttgttaaaaaaagaaaagaacaaacTTTTGAAGGGCCTACAAGAAACTTCATTTTCATATTTTCTGTGACCATAGTTGCTTTTTCCTCTAGTGAAAAGCATGTATAATATATGCCCTGAAATCTGATCATTGCTGCACAACACCTATTTCAGCTTTGTTCATCATCatcactatatatatatatagtagtgGAGAATTTGGCTTCTGTAGCAATGCACTTGATGTTGACTGGGGAAGATGATTAAGAGTAGAAGGAATAGGTCTTAGCTTGAAGAATTATTTGCCTCAATCCTCCAATAGGAGATAAAGTCATTAACAGAACACCAAATACAATGCAGATCTGTAATTGAATGAATGAAATATCAGAAGTGAGCTCAGATTTAAAGCAATTTTTTCATCACAAGGGAAAAAAAGAGGATGAAGGTTAAGTCAATTTACCCAGTTAGCCCACCAAGATAAGCTAAACTTCCTTGGTTTATAGATGGCCAGCCACATTATGCAGGGGAGCTGAAagaatgacaaaaaaaaaaaatcagactcAATCATTGGCTCGAAATCTTGTTATAAATTAAGGAAATTCTTGCCTAGACCAGTCCATTGTGGACTCAAGACGCAAGACTCTGGTAATTATAATCAATGCAATTGAGTGAGGATTATGACTTACAAAGTATGTAGTTGGGGCGAAAGCAAATCCACCAAAAAATGAAAGGAGACCACCAAAGAAAGGGAAGGTAATAGCAACAAACATTGTGAATACTGCAAGTAATAGCGACGAATATGTAAATCCATCCTCAAAACCTCCATTTGATGGAGATAGCAATGGCTTGGTGAAGTTTTGGTGGAGAATTTACTCACCCACGTAAAGGTTGCGAACAAAAAAGCGAAGAATAATACTGGGTTTGAAATGCAATTTCTTTACCAATAGAGTTTCTACCATGTCAAACACTGGCATTGCATATATCTGCATTACCACAAAGAAACATCAGTAGCCTGCAACTTAGATCAATATGAGATTAGAATGAAAATCAAATAGAGTTGGATCCACACCTGGTAGCTTCCAATGACATGAACCACAACGAAAATGTTAGCCATTCCAATGAGCCATGCAGGCTTCTCTAGAGAAAGGAGGATGTTGTCTTCGACTCCGTTGCCATAGATCCAATACCCAATTAGAGCAACAGGGAAGTAGCACAAGGCAACAACTATGTACGCAACGACCACTCCTTTCCACATAGGCCCTTTGGATGGCTTCTCAGGCGACGATGGGATTGTTGCTTGAATCTCTAATACCACATTGTGTCCAGCATATGCAAAAGCCACATCTCCCAAAGCACTGAAGAAGTTGAGGACTGTCCCTGCTGTGCTCTTAGCTTTATAACCATATTGCACATCAGGCTGAACACCCTTATGGGCGGAAGCAGTCCAAGCAATAGTCGAGTAACTGCGGCGAAACCAAGTTGTTAGGGCATGAAATTTCACTGCAAGAAATTAGATTTTTAGTGGGAATAAAATCgccataaatataaattaaaattcgcCACTAGGCCGTCACAAAATTGTGACGCTAAAAATTTTAGTggcaattttttatatttaacggCAAAATTTTGGAGCTTATCCATAAATTTTAGTGCACTTTTAATGGTGATTTTTTTTCCTGCTAAAAATTCATCATAAAGATTCAATTTGTTGTAGTGTTTGACTCATTAAGAGTATGCAGTGGCATTGATGAATACCTCAAGGACATGACTGCAGCTGCCAGAGAGACACCAGAGATGGAGTCGAAGTTTGGAAGGTGGGAGAGTACAAAGTGAACCGAGGCAAAGATCATTATGAAGTAGGTTTGTTTGATCGGTTTGCAGGTTTTGCATACAAGATCATGGAACTTCTGCAATGATTTGCCTCCAGTAACCATGTAGACAATACACACACCAACTTCAACAACTAGCTGTTGAGGAACCACAATGTAAAGACCAAGCTTTTCACCAAAGGCATATTGAGAAAGTTCATGATATCTATCAAATCTTTTACCAGgcaccatttcatgcatttccACCATTTGCCATAGAGTGTATAATGTAATCACCCATGATAAGATAAGGACAACAACACCAGGACCCCTGAAATTACAAAAAGAGAGACTGCTTGCTAACTGAACAAACATTTTAATTTAGTCCACGTGAGTAAAGTTACGAGTTTGAACATACCATCCGAGCCCTGACATGGCATAAGGAAGACTGAGGACACCAGCTCCAACCATGGCAGTGACATTGTGAAAGGCTGAATACCACCATTTTGCATTTCTTGAAGAAGTTATTGGAAGCCATTCATCTATTGTCTTCTGCTTAGCTAGTTGTTCATCAGTCTGTGATTCATTACAaacaaattttttatcaaattttgatATCCAAAATATAAACCAAATCAGAATATAGATATTTAATCAATCTGTgattatttctatttaatttgtaGCAGGCCACATGGGAGggaataaaagaaaaggaaagaaaatatatatgtgTATGAGTTGGAATTTCTGGCAGGTCACTTCCAAGATTTACAGAAAAATTTTGACTCCCATAGTTGCAAGCAATAATTtcttgataaataaaataaaaaaaaaattacagaattTCAGAATATTATAACCTACCAAAATCAATGCACAAAAATTGGCAGTGTTGGGTTGGTTAAAAATATGCTTTTCTATATAAACATTGGCATGTTCAAGTTTGGAAACTCAAAAATAATGgcttgttttttttaaaaaataaaataagaattttgaaatattattataaaaaagaatttattaaaataattttcaaaagatCAATATCGTAATatgtgaaattattttaataataatctaAAATTATTCTTAGTCAattaaaggttttttaaaaaaataattatactagAATTATCAACTAGACCCTTAATTTATAtccaattattttaaaagtctCACACAGCCAAAACACTAAACATTCTCTCCCATTATCTCAAAAAACTTATAATTTCTGTGCAGAACATAgaggaagatgaagaagaaaatttACATGGCTTGTTTACTTGGTGAAgagttatgaaaaatatatcgTCGAGaaacccataaaaaaaaaaaaagcagaagaAAATTGCAGATATAATAACACAGCCTTGGGGTTTTTATTTCTTGGGATTCAATTCATCAGAATGAGGCTTCTGCAATTGCTTAACCAAGAGCAAAAGAACAAGAAGAGCTTGGATTTTTGGTTTCCTGACTCTTCTTATTCATGTTCTTGTTCTTGttaagaagaaagaaaataaagaaaaatgcaGAGAATTAGGTATAATCATAAAGAAATCAATAAACTAGTTATAAAAAAGTTAAGCCTGAAGACAAAATCTCCAATAAATTTGGAAAAGTTGCATtagtttttatttcttttccttcTCTTTTAGGCACTTGCAAAACCAAATCGTAGACAATGCATTCACTGTCTACAGATATTAAAAGGACGAAAagaagtagagagagagagagagactcaCAGGCTGATGAGTATGGTGTTGATGAGAAGGAGCTTCAGTGCCCATGTCTCTACACAGCTAAGAATTCACAGAAAAACTATGGAGAAAATGAGTAATTATAAGCATGTATGAACATGGACGTGCTCTATTTATAAACAAAACAAGCGACCCACAGAAACAGAGGTGAAATTATTGATGCTTTTACCCCCTGGACGAGTGTATTAAAGACTCCTTACAAAAtggaaaatttaatatttaatcttttattgcaaaatttactagtattcaatttaaaaaatatattaaaacatctcttatattttaatatattttttaaaattaaaagacaaaatatatgataaaaattaaataataattttttatcttaaaaaacTTTAAGCCAACTGCTAAATCCATGACGAAAACTTTTGTAGAATGCATGTGGGACTCATATATAGATCCATCTCGATAGGCCTATTTCAAACCGACATTAATACTAAAGATTGATATTTACAATAAAGATAGGCAGATAAAGTGGTGCAATAGGGGCATTCAGTAATTTGCCCAAACAGAGCCTTAAGTatgttgtttattttatttttttcatttgagAAATTCATTGGTGGGGACAAATATTTTTTCAAGAAATTCCATAAACCCACTTGCAGCCTCTCAATGTGGGGTACCATCCAATATATCAATGCATAATGCTTAAAGAACGCACTAAGACTTACAAAACAAAGCTAGAATTAGCCACAAtccaattaaaagataaaatatttctcaaataaaatttatttatcatataaataattttattattttttgagatCGCATGACTGTCacaatagtaataataataatcgtaTTCTTACACAcagttataaatttattttttctgaatTTTAGAATATCAAAAGAAAATAGAGTTATTGATCAGTACAAAAACTATAACATTAAAACCTATAAATTATGCCAAATGAGAGTACCAAATGCTATCGCCAATATTTATTCTGATGTTTTCAAAATATCTCTATTATCTAGTAtaacttattaaatttaaaaatattaaaaattttaaaagtgttccaaaataaaaatttaaagaaaatattgaattttaaaaaagtcGAAAAGGAATGGATTCTGAATAAAATACCAATACTACTTATCTAAACATGTTAATTTGAACTTTTCAAAATCCCTCATACCTCCATGAAATTTAAACATACAAAAATGCCATCATGGAAGCCGGTATACCTTTCAGGTCTCTCCATCTCCTCCCCACCAAATaatattaatgataattttcttaattttaaccACTCTACCTTTCTATAGAATTGATTTCAATTCTGAAAttctctttatatatatatataatgtttaTAAATGTAAGACCCTCCATTTTTATAAGTGTTCCATAAATATCCCTCAAATCATTTTTCATTTATacaagataaaattaataggtaaaagtattataaaataaaaataaaaattaaaaacatatgaGGAAAAATaatgttatcaataatttatataaattttttttatttttataccgTAATATTAGTACGTATCAGTTctgctaaataaataaatagaaaacgGTTGAAgagatttttatataatattttgagaaATAAGAGATTGTgataacaaatttaaaaaatttgagagattgCACGTAAAAATTATTCTAATTATATACTAGGTCTATTATTACAATGATATGATAGGTTGTGGTTTTAAATATAGTAAGGAACTCACTGATTTAGTTTGATGGTGAGTGCATGtaagtaaatctgagagatctcAAATTCTACTCTCTAATTTCCGatctcaatttaaaaaaaagaaatacacGAGATTTGAGATAATGTTTTAGTTGTGGAATTCAATTGTAAT
Protein-coding sequences here:
- the LOC110604806 gene encoding lysine histidine transporter 1 translates to MGTEAPSHQHHTHQPTDEQLAKQKTIDEWLPITSSRNAKWWYSAFHNVTAMVGAGVLSLPYAMSGLGWGPGVVVLILSWVITLYTLWQMVEMHEMVPGKRFDRYHELSQYAFGEKLGLYIVVPQQLVVEVGVCIVYMVTGGKSLQKFHDLVCKTCKPIKQTYFIMIFASVHFVLSHLPNFDSISGVSLAAAVMSLSYSTIAWTASAHKGVQPDVQYGYKAKSTAGTVLNFFSALGDVAFAYAGHNVVLEIQATIPSSPEKPSKGPMWKGVVVAYIVVALCYFPVALIGYWIYGNGVEDNILLSLEKPAWLIGMANIFVVVHVIGSYQIYAMPVFDMVETLLVKKLHFKPSIILRFFVRNLYVVFTMFVAITFPFFGGLLSFFGGFAFAPTTYFLPCIMWLAIYKPRKFSLSWWANWICIVFGVLLMTLSPIGGLRQIILQAKTYSFYS